The following are encoded in a window of Brettanomyces bruxellensis chromosome 9, complete sequence genomic DNA:
- a CDS encoding uncharacterized protein (CAZy:GT8) — translation MPSYAYVTLLLNSGYLPGTLALGKSLKNTGSAVPIVLLYSKNAVKPEIVRLLHDSGLFERFINIDDDLIETRNRYELDNLLHRSELDTTLTKLNCWRMTDYDKLVYLDSDTIVIRNIDDLFTTDVTETQIFAAPDCGWPDCFNSGVFLLKPDLHTFEDISKFAENVDSFDGSDQGLLNEFFHLSGPPQYSWDRIPFTYNCTLSSNYEYAPAMVRFHNDIHVLHFIGSLKPWNDRFISGKQSSFALDFFSNGDKNTIHDLWWNVFDSLQIADNKPRDLLVMSGNLQPDRLEIIHRPIIMDIVEEEPQAVVDEDEGPASIDQVLDSTEVKFPMFYYKKSVHHEPLVDQSSKGEAWRMKEPRFHFPKSETEIEAPREEMPDLAPAENKEEPPKEKEHERKGSYVDEYVKENPIFPWEKNQTEPKVSRVFYNSPEYNPLTYSISFYGDHKVVKSPAAADTEDEDDGKIPTGKSNNGEHKTTKRLIGFDDGDALEHYIEEVEKLPEYEDESSDTLNETLEEAEKDVVKHEDSGKGNTEKEDIKKEIDGKEEDDDQTLANSDKYENNVAADPSLAKVENDIEDEDRLTKLKEDNLEAGKLADSVELNEEETTVNEVVDTLASNIGKTLSLK, via the coding sequence ATGCCGTCATATGCTTATGTCACACTTCTTCTTAACTCCGGTTACTTACCGGGAACGTTGGCGTTGGGTAAATCGTTGAAAAATACAGGCTCTGCAGTGCCAATTGTATTACTATACTCTAAGAATGCGGTCAAACCGGAGATAGTCCGTTTGCTTCATGACTCTGGCTTATTCGAAAGGTTCATCAACATTGATGACGATCTGATTGAAACGAGAAATCGGTACGAATTGGATAACTTGCTTCATCGTTCCGAATTAGACACAACTCTCACAAAATTGAACTGCTGGAGAATGACCGATTACGATAAGTTGGTGTATCTTGACTCTGACACTATTGTCATTAGAAACATTGATGATTTGTTTACCACGGATGTCACCGAAACGCAAATATTTGCAGCACCTGATTGTGGATGGCCAGATTGCTTCAATTCCGGTGTTTTTTTGCTCAAACCAGACTTACACACTTTCGAGGATATTTCTAAATTCGCTGAAAATGTGGACTCATTTGATGGTTCCGACCAGGGTCTTCTGAACGAGTTTTTCCATTTATCTGGACCACCACAGTATTCGTGGGATCGTATTCCATTTACCTATAATTGTACTTTAAGCTCGAACTACGAGTATGCTCCCGCAATGGTGAGGTTTCACAACGATATTCACGTTTTGCACTTTATTGGCTCTCTAAAGCCATGGAATGATCGGTTTATTTCCGGCAAACAAAGCTCGTTTGCACtagatttcttttccaatgGAGATAAAAATACCATCCACGATTTATGGTGGAATGTGTTTGACTCTTTGCAAATTGCTGACAACAAGCCAAGAGATTTACTTGTGATGTCAGGAAACTTGCAACCAGATAGACTCGAAATTATCCACAGACCTATAATAATGGATATTGTGGAAGAGGAACCACAGgctgttgttgatgaagatgagggGCCAGCTTCTATTGACCAAGTTCTTGATTCTACTGAGGTTAAGTTTCCAATGTTTTATTACAAGAAGTCAGTTCATCACGAGCCACTGGTCGATCAATCTTCTAAAGGTGAAGCTTGGAGGATGAAGGAACCAAGATTCCACTTTCCGAAGTCGGAAACCGAAATTGAAGCTCCTCGAGAAGAAATGCCAGATTTAGCACCtgcagaaaacaaagaagaacctccaaaagaaaaggagcaCGAGAGAAAGGGCAGCTACGTTGATGAGTATGTCAAAGAGAATCCAATCTTTCCATGGGAAAAGAACCAGACAGAGCCAAAAGTTTCAAGGGTGTTTTACAATTCCCCAGAGTATAATCCTCTTACATACagtatttcattttatgGGGATCACAAGGTGGTGAAGTCACCTGCAGCTGCAGATACCGAGGATGAAGACGATGGTAAAATACCAACTGGAAAGTCGAATAATGGAGAACACAAGACGACGAAACGTTTGATAGGATTTGATGACGGTGACGCGTTGGAACATTACATAGAGGAGGTTGAAAAGCTTCCAGAATATGAAGACGAGAGTTCGGACACATTGAATGAGACTTTGgaagaagcagagaaaGATGTTGTAAAACATGAAGATTCCGGGAAGGGAAATACCGAGAAGGAAGAcattaaaaaggaaattgatGGAAAGGAGGAGGACGACGATCAGACCTTAGCAAATAGTGATAAGTATGAAAACAATGTGGCTGCAGATCCCTCTTTGGCTAAGGTGGAAAACGACatagaggatgaagatcGTCTCACAAAACTAAAGGAAGATAATTTGGAGGCGGGAAAATTGGCGGATAGTGTGGAGCTTAACGAGGAGGAAACAACAGTAAATGAAGTGGTTGATACTTTGGCCTCTAACATTGGCAAAACCCTCTCTTTGAAATAA